In Flavobacterium sp. 83, the genomic window TATTTCTGCTTTTTGAAATTTCCGTTACAACTGAATTCCAAATAGAATTCAATAAAGCTGAAGTTTGTTCCCTATTGGCATCACTCATTTTATTTTCCAGAAAAGGTTCAACGGCACTTTTATATTTTCCATGACGAATCACTTCCATTTTTATACCTGATTTTTCCTGAAAATCTTTGAAAAACATTATTTCCGAAGACAATCCCTTGAAATCCATATCTCCAACAGGATTCAGATAAATAGGTTTTGCAACCGAATTTAAATAATATTCTTTTTGAGAATACGAATTAGCATAAGCCATCACAAATTTGCCTGATTTTTTAAAATCTTCCAAAGCATCCCTTAAGGCTTTGCTTTGAGCCATTCCTAATTGAGATTCATCATTCAAAATAGAAATTCCCTTGATGTCATCGTCAGTTTTTGCTTCTTCAATAGCACTTATAATATCAGTCAGACCTATGTTTTTTCCATCAGAAAAAATAGTTACCCAAGGATCTTTGAATTTACCGGCGTAGTCGTTTTTTATGTCTTCTAAATTTAATTCTATAACTGAATTGCTTTTTACGGTAATTCCTTCTGACTCACCTCCAAAAATGGCACCTATAATTAGTATTCCAAAAAAGAACAACATAAAAAAGACGAAAATACCTATGATGGTCGCCAACACATTTCCTAAAAATTTCATATTTATATTTTTTTAATAAGTCTGAAAAGTGGTTGAATTGTTACAAACTCTAGGTTTTATAATTCTTGAATTAGTTATCAACACTCTTTGCAAAGATACTTCTATTCTAAAATTCTTTTAGTTAATTTGTGCTTAATATGAAATCACAACATCAAGTTATTTTGTCGATAGGAAGCAATCAAGGGAACCGATTAGAAAATATCGAGCGTTGCTTGCAATTGATACACCAAGAAGTGGGAACGGTTATCAAAGTTTCAAAACTATATGAAACACCGTCTTGGGGTTTTGATAGTGATGCATTCTACAATTGCGCATTGGTAATTCATAGTTATAGTTCAGCAAATAAAATTCTTACTCAGGTTTTAAAAATTGAAAAAAAATTGGGTCGTATTCGAAGTGAAGAATTAGGCTATCAATCTCGAGTTATAGATATTGACTTGATTTCTTTTGATGAAGACAGTATCGATACTGAAAAGCTCCAGATTCCACATCCATTAATGCAAAATAGAAATTTTGTTTTGTTACCCATTCAGGATTTAAATTTAGATTGGAAACATCCTATTCTAAAAAAATTAATATCGGAATTACTTGAAGTTTCTCCTGATCAAAGTGCTTGTCAAGTAGTGCAAGATTTAGAAAGTCCTTTGCAAAGTATTGCATTAGAACGGTTTAATTACGTGGCTTTTGAAGGGAATATTGGTGCAGGAAAAACAACATTAGCTATGAAAATTGCTGTGGATTTTAATGCTAAAACCGTGTTAGAACGCTTCGCAGATAATCCATTTTTACCTAAATTTTATAAAGATCAAAACCGATACGCTTTTCCGCTTGAAATGTCATTCCTTGCCGACCGGTACCAACAATTATCAGATGATTTAGCGCAATTTGACT contains:
- the folK gene encoding 2-amino-4-hydroxy-6-hydroxymethyldihydropteridine diphosphokinase, with protein sequence MKSQHQVILSIGSNQGNRLENIERCLQLIHQEVGTVIKVSKLYETPSWGFDSDAFYNCALVIHSYSSANKILTQVLKIEKKLGRIRSEELGYQSRVIDIDLISFDEDSIDTEKLQIPHPLMQNRNFVLLPIQDLNLDWKHPILKKLISELLEVSPDQSACQVVQDLESPLQSIALERFNYVAFEGNIGAGKTTLAMKIAVDFNAKTVLERFADNPFLPKFYKDQNRYAFPLEMSFLADRYQQLSDDLAQFDLFKDFLVADYHIFKSLIFAKITLAEDEYRLYRNLFDIIYREMPKPDLYIYLYQNSERLLQNIKKRGRSYEQKIPAEYLDKINNGYLDYIKSQTELNVLIIDVSDRDFVKNQEDYLYILNEIQKKISE